A stretch of DNA from Triticum dicoccoides isolate Atlit2015 ecotype Zavitan chromosome 2A, WEW_v2.0, whole genome shotgun sequence:
TTTGTTCCTTTCTTCAGTATTCGTTTTCTTCAACTAGATATTTGAGCCAACAGAGCCAAGCTCCCAACATGATGGAAGGAGATTATGTTGTAACATGTAGCAGCACAATCATATTTACTACCATTGCAAGCTGTAACAACAAATGATGGCTATTTCATTTCATCTCTtgattttgaaaggggaaacaaaataAACTTGTCTGAATGCAACAAGCAGCGAGATGAAAGCTCCCCTGTTAGTATTTTCCAGTGTTGCTCTCAGATGAGATGTGATTCTTATCTTAGCGTAGTGCACATTTTAGATAGAGGAAGATCTCAGATAGTACAACAATTGTAGATGTGTGATGCGATGTGATTGACACGGACAGTTGCGTTATGATGAATTGATGATTAGGCCGGCCAGAGTGAAAGCAAAGCAAAGCAGAGTTGGTCAGAATCATGGCCAACGAAGATCCTTGACATTAATGAATGTTGGTAGGCAGGCAAACAGATGTCActcactcttggtgctgctgtctgTAGGACATTGTTTCTGGGTGCTGCTTGCTTGCTAATGGTGGAACACAGCACAGCACAGCACAATTCGATTCGATTCGATTCGATTCTACTAGTAATCCTGATGAACAGAAGaagcagagaggaggaggaggaggagaaggtaaTGGTGGTAGCTAGGCTAGGGGTAGGGCTAGAAGCAGAGgactgcgacggcggcggcgacggagaaggcgaaggtggCGATGAGGAAGGCGAAGTGGATGGCCCAGCTGCGCTTGAACTTGGCGAGGTAGGTGTCGTGCGGCTCCTGGTAGGGCACCTCCACGTCGGcggccgccaccacctcccccgccGACTTGAGCATCCGCAGCCGGTCCGCCGCCAGCGCCAGCGTCAGCTTGTGGCACCGCCGCTGGTACCTATATATTGCAATTGGACCATCCATCCATTGTTACTCAACCAGATCGAATCGGAAATCGGAATCGATTGTAGTTGCAGcacgagaaagaaagaaagaaagaggcaAGGACCTGAAGCCGTTGAGGCATCGGAGGTGGTGCGCGACGGCGGCGTAGAAGGCGAGgtgggcgagggagaggaggcCCGCGGGGGCCCAGAGGTGGCGGCACTGGAGGCGGCCCCCGCCggagacggcggagaggacgagcgcgaggaagaggaagaaggcgaGGAAGAGGCGCCAGAGCTCCTGCTTCTGCGCGTCGGCGCTGCGCTTCTTCTCCACCGTCTTGTCGAAGTGCAGCTGCACCACCGCCCCCAgcgcctgcgccgccgcctcccgcgccaccACGTCCACGCCCCCTCCCGCGTAGGAGGAAGCCGCCTCCCCCTCCCGCGGCATCGTCACCAGCCGGTGGTGCTGCCCGTGCCGATCCATCGTCAGTCAGTCAGTTGACTCGGAGGGATTGGAGGTCGGGAGGGAGGAGTATTTTACTCGctcgcggccggagctcgggtactGAGACTGGGACTGAGATTGGGAGCTGGGCAGTGGAGTGGAGTGGTGAAGTGTGAAGGTGGGGAGTAAGCAGTGGCGCTTTTGCTTGCTTGTCCATGGGCAGAGGTAAAGCTGATGCTTTTATTTTATTTACGCCATGGCCATGGGCGGATCATTGGATGCTTCTTGCACTGGACTGGAGCGTGACCAATCATAATGCACCGTGGCGAGTTACTGGTAAACATTTCACTAGCTGTCAAGTAATTAGAATATTACAGTAGATGGAGGAGATTAAAGGAGAcggagaagagaagattcacagaaGGGCAGCGTCAGCGTAGCAGGGATGGGATGGGATGGGCATGGCACGTGGTgaaccatctctctctctctctctctctctctctcctcggtGACTGTGAGCACTGAGAATGCATCCATCCATGTGTACAgtggacgacgcttgctgctccgtTAAGAGCAGCTAACTGAATAATGCAGGATGCAATTCATCTGAGTGTAAACGGCCGTTGCAGATAAACTACCAACTGAAATGGAAAACGCCGGGTGGAGCTAAACGGCTCAAATGtagtagggcatctccagccgcgcctcaGGAAGGTCTTCCCAAGCGATTATTTCGCGTCGGCGTTAAAAAaaggcccagtcgcgccccaggaACTCGATTTTCACCGGCCTggaccgaaaacagcgccggcggacccagaccgaacccggcgcgctggggggcgcccgggggcgccggggcgagctgttttggcgcgaaaaagccgcggaccagccgcgtcagcgacacggcgcctcgtcttccTCCAACGCCTCGGTTCCCGcgaggaatcaatgccaaggctgccgccggtcagccttgccattgattcacgGGCGACGCGTCACGgcacggcgcgccgacgcctcccctccctcgcacgcgtacacatgggtgcggcgcggctatatagccggtggcctgcactcgcctgtgcccacaccagccccgtccctcgccgccgcccagcccctccctctccctacctctcccgagcgccgccgcccagcccctccctctatctctctacctctcccgagcccgtcgccatggcggaacgcttccccggagacgaggtggcggccaacggcttcggccgccgttcgctccgcgaacaggagtcctggctcctattCCAGGCGAACATCTCGGCGCCGCCGAACATGcggccgggccgacggggtggagactcagcgccgggggagtgcccattcccccgttgcccgaggccgtggcgaagccgaagtacttcaccgaggaagtcgaggtcgtgcgcgcctccctcactgACGCCCaattctccctcccccagtacgccgccgacaaccacgcggcttgggcggcatatttcgagcgccgccagcagcagcgcttggcgtccaccaacggcgtgccggtggtcggcggccggcagaacagcgaggggcgccacctgtggtggggcgtccccggccgcacactcgaggtcGTGCTGACGTACCTCGAGGACGGCAACGaaccgccgttggcgtacccggcgagggcggccgccccggcgtagcaccgacgcgccgggccatgggcgccaaggaggttcgggtcctcctcctcttcttcctcctcccgatcttcatcgcactcctccggcactccggcccagctcggcgtcaaggccgagcccgcggcggagacgccgctcggccggcgcactcgcagcgccggcatcgtcatcaacgagggcggccggcgcaccTACTCGTTgcctcctcctccgcgcttcgtccagccaaagacggagccggggctcgtgccggtgaagacggagccggggctcgcgccggtgacgacggagctcgacgacgacgacgcggccctggaatgggcgcgcagggactccatagtgatggagaaggagcgcctggagaaggcgaaggagcgccagtgcgccgccctgctTCGCTTCGCGGAGCTCGACGAGGCCGCGACGAAGGCGGAGTCGTCATCAtctacgacagcgacgacgacgacgacgatgcgccgccaccagtccgccatggcgacgccgggcaggggtccagcaggggcgcccgcgtcaaggaggagaaggccgacgacgacgatggcggcgacttcagccagtttttccttttgattagtttatgtatatgtgctatgtaatgaaaatccgtgaacttcgccgaaatgtgccgaaatttatcgtgtttggccaaaatttatcgtgtttggccgaaatttatcgtgtttaagccgaacttcgccgaacttcttttattttaaaatgtgcctgggggcggccctggggctggcggctggggaccaactcgcccccaggcccaatttttgcgccggctcacccccaggcggcgattttaggcgccccctggggggccaacggctggagatgcccttagggcatctccaagggcGACCCAAATCGGACACACTaaaagcatctccaacagccgcgccaaaCTAGCGCCGCACCGCAAAATTACCCATTTTAGCACGCGCTCAACCGGTATAGTTGCTCCGACGGGCGCGCAAAAACAGTGTGCGCGGCATATGTAGTTCAGCGCGCGGGCCGAAACTCAATCGTCCGCCGCTTATttactgcgcccgctcccgcgcgtTGGACTCTCGCGCGCTCGCTCGCAACTCCCACCCCCATCCAGCCGCGCCATCGCCGCCGGCCGCGCCACCCGGCGACCGTTCCGCGCTTCCCCGGCCTATCNNNNNNNNNNNNNNNNNNNNNNNNNNNNNNNNNNNNNNNNNNNNNNNNNNNNNNNNNNNNNNNNNNNNNNNNNNNNNNNNNNNNNNNNNNNNNNNNNNNNNNNNNNNNNNNNNNNNNNNNNNNNNNNNNNNNNNNNNNNNNNNNNNNNNNNNNNNNNNNNNNNNNNNNNNNNNNNNNNNNNNNNNNNNNNNNNNNNNNNNNNNNNNNNNNNNNNNNNNNNNNNNNNNNNNNNNNNNNNNNNNNNNNNNNNNNNNNNNNNNNNNNNNNNNNNNNNNNNNNNNNNNNNNNNNTCCCGctgcccctcgcgcgcgtccgtccTCCGACGAATAGCGCCCGAGCGCTCGCTGCCGctcggcgcccgcaaggtgttcgacaaaacgcctacaaggtatgtattgctcaaacttcatgaatttggtgcgtgttgattgtagtttttatagcatagtattgaacattgtagatgagttcgtcgtatgattcttctgaagaagaatttgatatggaagaggaggaggatcttgcaatgatcctagctatgcatatcaataaaaaaaccgaagcacggtggttcggttatgggtcggcagaaaatttggagagataggatcgatgcccataacagattgatTAGGCACTATttcgtggagaatcccacatacccggagtcgtattttcggcgccggtttaggatgagcaccgacttgttcaggcgcattgcagagaaactagcgagccatgaccggttttctcagcaaaggaggaatgtcgtcggagagctcgggcatagcacctttcagaaggtgacagccgctttgcgtatgttggcatacgatatcccggctgatctagttgatgatcacttggctatgggtgagagccaagccatcatgtgtgtcaagcgcttcgcaatcggcattgtgcaagtgtttggcgaggagtgtttgagatctcccaatgctgaagacgccgcaaggctattggcgatgaacaaagctcgcggcttttctggcatgcttggctcaatagattgcatgcattggagttggaagaattatccaaaggcatggcatgggcaattccatgaccaaaaaaagggttccactataatccttgaagcggtggccgatcaagagacttggatttggcatgcattctttggaatgtctggatctttgaatgacatcaatgttgtcaaccggtcaccactgatgaataagattaCAAATGGTGAGCTGCCACCGGTGCATTTTGTAGCAAATGAccgtacatacaactatggctattatctagcggatggcatctatccaaagtggcaaacattCGTGAAGCCTTTAAAAAAGCcgaaaggtaagaaaaatcttgatttccacaatgctcaggtggcggctagaaaagatgtggagagagcttttgggattttgcaaaCTCAATTTGCTGTTGTGAGAGAACCGGCTAGATTTTGCgatcaaaaaatgctttggtacatcatgcacgcttgtgtgatcatgcacaacatgatcatcgagaatgagcgtggccaagatttagactactcatagtatgagctcttgggacatcccgtgcgagtgcgacggagggctgaaagggtggcccgttttgttgcctcctatcatatCATTCGGCGTCCCGCGACGCAcaatgatcttcagaaggatctcattgaggagtggtgggcatggcatggacgacaaagagcatTGTATTGTTCATtaactatttgttgtgtttattgcactatttgttgtaCTAAACGATAAATTATTTGTTTGGATTgtaataacgaaattgaactatttattgttgatttatttttgTTTAGTTTGATCATTTTTCCTTCTATTTGAGATATATATgtccgcgcgcgctgcattttttgcgcgctgctggagcggcgcgcgcgctgcattttagcgccgcTGTTGGAGCCAGCGCTAGCGGCCGCGCAAAACCAGGCAAATGGCGCGCAACAAACTAGTTTTTAGCGTGCGGCACGAAGCGCGGCTGTTAGAGATGCTCTAAACGTCTACAAATACGGGAGACAACCACCCAACCACAAGTATCAAACATCCGCCCACATTTCGAGCGGAAATAGTATGAAAATAAAAACGAATTTCATGCAAACCGGACAAAATTGAAGCATGCCTGTTTTTTTTTACATTCGAACTGGACGACATTTGACAAGTTCaactgaattttgaaaaaaataacTACACGAGATACCGAACGGTGACCTCGTACGCATGGCCTCTCTGGTCGGCCGGCGGCACCTCCATCATTGTCTGCTCAATCGCCGTCACCATCGTAGTCTGAGTCGTCATGGTCCTTCTAGCGGCAGTAGGGCGCGTAGGGGCCGCGACACCCTTGATTGGCTGTCGACTGGTGCTCACAGCACATCCTCTACTTGCCCTTGTCGGTGACAAGGGCAACAGCGCACAGGGACTCCGCCACCCCAATCTTGATGAGTTGGTCGCTAAGGCCGTGCGTCTTCGCAATGTTCCTGGACTAGTCCCCGACCTAGGCCAATGCAAGTTCGAGGTCCACAAAACTCAGTCCGTGTGCGACGTCCGGCGTCGCGAACGTGGCCCGGCGGTGTGCGTTGGGTCGCCATGACGCCTTATTGGCCGATGTCACGAAGCTACGCGAGGACGTGTTGTTGCCGTCACTACCGAGGTAATGCAAGAGGCGCCTGTGCGCGTCCACGAGTGTCGAGGAGGGCCAACAATTGGGCGCCACTGGCTTTTGGTCAAACTACGGGGTGGTGATGGCATCGCTCTCTCCTTTTCGTGCCAGACACGTCTTGGTGGTGATGTGGGACGGTTGAAGCGGTCAAACATGCTACGTGGCGGCGAGAGCGGCTCCTCCTtcacctcctcctttacccggcgcctgatacgtctccatcgtatctataatttttgattgttccatgccaatattctacaactttcatatacttttggcaactgtttatactatttttgggactaacatattgatccagtgcccagtgccagttcctgtttgttgcatattttttgtttcgtagaatatccatctcaaacggagtccaaacggaataaaaacggacggagattttttggaatatatgtgaattttgggaagtgaaatcaacgcgagacgatgctcggggggcccacgaggtagggggcgcgcccctgaccctcgtggccaccctgtaaggcggttgatgccattttttcgccgcaagaaagctaatatccggataaagatcgtgttcaaatttcagcccaatcggagttacggatctcctggaatatataagaaacgatgaaagggtagaatctgagaacgcagaaacagagagagacagagagacagatccgatctcggaggggctcttgcccctcccttgccatggaggccatggaccataggggaaacccttctcccatctagggatgaggtcaaggaagaagaagaaggagggggactctctcccccttgcttccggtggcaccggagtgccaccgggggccatcatcatcaccgcgatctacaccaacacctccgccgtcttcaccaacatctccatcaccttcccccctctatctacagcggtccactctcctgcaacccgctgtaccctctacttgaacatggtgctttatgcttcatattattatccaatgatgtgttgccatcctatgatgtctgagtagattttcattgtcctatcggtggttgatgaattgctatgattgatttaattttcttgtggttatgttgctgtcctttggtgcccatcatatgattgcgcgcgtggatcacaccctagggttagttgtatgttgataggactatgtattggaggacaagagtgacagaagcttcaacctagcatagaaattgatgcatacgagattgaagggggaccaatatatcttaatgctatggttgggttttaccttaatgaacgttagtagttgcggatgcttgctaatagttccaatcataagtgtatagaattccaagtcagggatgacatgctagcaatggcctctcccacataatacttgctgtcggtctagtaaagtagtcaattgcttagcgacaatttcgcaactcctaccatcacttttccacactcgctatatttactttattgtgtctttactcaaacagcccctacctttttatttacgtaatctttattatcttgcaaacctatccaacaacacctacaaagtatttctagtttcatacttgttctaggtaaagtgaacgtcaagcgtgcgtagagttgtatcggtggtcgataaaacttgagggaatatttgttctacctttagctcctcgttgggttcgacactcttacttatcgaaaactgttgcgatcccctatacttgtgggttatcagcgcccGATTTAGACGTTGTGATTACGCGTGAGGGATGACACCTCCTCCTTGACATATTGTCTGATTTGGACGGGGAGGGGTGGTTGTTGTTGATGCTACATGtcgtccgaggagagcacaacctacTCCTTCGTTA
This window harbors:
- the LOC119357233 gene encoding uncharacterized protein LOC119357233, coding for MDRHGQHHRLVTMPREGEAASSYAGGGVDVVAREAAAQALGAVVQLHFDKTVEKKRSADAQKQELWRLFLAFFLFLALVLSAVSGGGRLQCRHLWAPAGLLSLAHLAFYAAVAHHLRCLNGFRYQRRCHKLTLALAADRLRMLKSAGEVVAAADVEVPYQEPHDTYLAKFKRSWAIHFAFLIATFAFSVAAAVAVLCF